From a region of the Helianthus annuus cultivar XRQ/B chromosome 5, HanXRQr2.0-SUNRISE, whole genome shotgun sequence genome:
- the LOC110939396 gene encoding uncharacterized protein LOC110939396, translating into MKGVGREDNDMWCDGCENPVVFPRGSFRLELEVFDSTAEAAVVCFDNTAQRLTKTIAHSILTAESGLSRVYSLYSTDIQDKFTPVMVRNADGSISTLPNCLHSLVGSTQTLQLDSCTYYDHGHFESFNCKNVLLDGDVCKPFGSSTPPSIPAKDKGVLPIPTPVKRVEAVVRPAYADSDSEETVDSDPHESQLAGDGIGDGGGMR; encoded by the exons ATGAAAGGTGTGGGGCGTGAAGACAACGATATGTGGTGTGATGGGTGCGAAAACCCCGTTGTCTTCCCGAGAGGAAG TTTCAGGCTAGAACTCGAGGTGTTTGACTCAACAGCCGAAGCTGCCGTTGTCTGCTTTGATAACACCGCCCAACGCTTGACAAAGACCATTGCTCATAGTATACTCACAGCAGAGTCTGGCCTGTCACGCGTCTACAGCCTTTATTCCACTGACATACAGGATAAGTTCACTCCGGTTATGGTAAGGAACGCTGATGGAAGCATTTCAACACTGCCGAATTGTTTGCACTCTCTTGTGGGCAGCACTCAGACCCTCCAGCTTGATTCGTGTACGTATTATGATCATGGCCATTTTGAATCCTTCAACTGCAAGAATGTCCTGCTAGATGGGGATGTTTGTAAGCCCTTTGGTTCTTCGACACCTCCATCGATCCCCGCTAAAGACAAGGGGGTGCTACCCATACCGACACCAGTTAAGCGCGTTGAAGCGGTCGTAAG GCCTGCTTATGCAGATTCGGATTCAGAAGAAACAGTTGACAGTGACCCACATGAAAG TCAGTTGGCTGGTGATGGGATTGGGGATGGCGGTGGCATGCGTTAA